CCCGGCCTCGCTTGTCGAGCTTGTCGCTGACGCTCATCAGGCATTGTAATACTCTATTTTCTTAATAGTTATGACAAGAAAAACGATAGACACCGCTTCATTGACCTGGCCTGCCGTGGCGCTCGCAGCCAGGAGTGGAGAACGATGCTTCTCCAGCCTCCGGCTGATCAGCCAGGCGGCAAGATACAGCCTGGCAAGAAGGCCAGCGCTCTGCGTGTGCCCTTTCAGCTCTCTCCTCCCAGAGGTTGGCCATTGGTCTCACGAGTCTGAGCCTGAGCAGACTGGGCAGGCTGCTCCTGTATCGCCTGGATGGCCTGCTCTACATCCTGCTCGCTGAGTGGCTCATGGCTGGCATGCAGGCGCTGCAGATCGATGACCTCCGTGCCCCGGGTCTGGACCAGCTCGCTCCAAGGATCATTGGGGAGCGGCTCGATCACTACCGGCTCGGTGGGAGCGGGCGCTTCGGCCTTCTCTTGCTGCCCAGACTGGCCCGCCAGCCCCAACAGCTGTCGCCAGGTTTCGCTCAGCTCCAGCTCTTCCAGCCGCTGTACCTGTTTTTGCAGATCAAGATCGTCACGCTCTTGCTTCTGATCCTGTAATTCCATTTCGCACCTTTTTATAGTACCAGAAAGAAATCACTGCGACTGATCGGGCGGGACATGGTAGTACCACATCAGCTCCTGAGCGATGGTCTTCCACAGAGGAGCGGCGGCGGTCCCGCCGTAGATACTGGCCTGGGGGCGATCCAGCTTCACCAGAATCACGAAGCGGGGATGGGAGGCGGGCAAGAAGCCCGCGACCGAAGCCTCGGTCTGGTCCTCCGAGATCCCCTGCGTGGTGGCGGTGCCGGTTTTCGCGGCGACCGTATAGCCCGGGACGAGGGCGCGCTGAGCGGAGCCATCGATCGCCGCCACCTCCAGCATACTGGTCAACTCATGGGCCGCTTTACTGCTAATGACGCGGCGCACGACCTGGGGCTGAGTTCTGGTCACATGGCCATTGGCCTCGATAGCGGAGACCAGGTACGGGCGCATCATCAGGCCGTCGTTGGCAATGGCCTGGTAGGCCAGAGCCACCTGCAAGGGCGTCGCCAGGATACTCTGGCCGAAGGCCTGGCGGGCCAGATCGCTGGGTGTCCAGCCGGGCGAGCCGGGGCGGCGGTAGAAGCCGGTGGCCTCGGGGCTATCGATACCGGTGCGCTGACCGAAGCCGAAGCGAGCCAGATAGGGATAATAGCGAGTGGGACCGAGCAGGTCGTGGGCCACGTAGGCGGCCCCGACATTGGCCGAATGGACCAGCACCTCGGTCATCGTCTCGCGTCCCCAGGCCTGGTTCTGCCAGTTTGTCACCATAGGCGTCCCATCGTTGAACGTCAGATAGCCGCGATCATAGATTGCCGTATTGGGCGTAATCAGGCCCTGATCGAGGGCTGCCGCCATCGTCACGGCCTTCAAGGTCGAACCAGGTTCATAGGCGCAGTAGAGAGCCGGATTCAGATAGACCTCCTCGCTGTGGAGGCAACCAGTCTGGTCGGCGTAGCGTCCGTACTGATTCGGGTCATAGCCTGGGTAGCCGGCCATTGCCACCACGGCCCCGGTCTGGGCATCGAGCACCACCACGGTGCCGCCCTGAGCGCCGAGCTGCTTGACGGTTGCGGCCAGCTGCGTCTGCACAAAGTACTGGATCGTGCTATCGATGGTCAGCGTCAGATTAGCGCCGGGCACGGGTGGCTCTTCCGAGCTGGCGCCGACCACCAAGGGATTACCATAGAGATCGCGCTCAGCAGTCAGACTGCCTGGCTTGCCGGCCAGCAGGCTATTATATTGGGCCTCGATTCCATAGACGCCCTGCAGGGACGCACTGCCGCTGACGTAGCCCACGTAGCCGAGCACCTGGGCGGCCAGATCTCCCTGGGGATAGATGCGCTCAGTCTGAGGGGCCAGGAAGACCGCGGGCAGGGCCAGCTCACGGAGGCGCTCACTCTGTTGTGGGGAGATCGCGCGGGCGATGAGCAGTGACCAGCGGTTGGCGGTAAGGGCCTCCATAAAGGCGCGGCGAGTCTCGGCAACGGAGAGCGTAGGCAGCACGCTATGCAGAGCCGTCAGGGTTTGTGAGAGGGCCGCCTGCAGATCATCGGGGTGGTCCTCGGAGAACTGAACCGGCTCGATATAGACGTCGTCGCGCACCACATTGGTTGCAAGCACCAGGCCGTTGGCATCGTAGATGAGGCCGCGCGAGGCGGTCAGGACCTGATCATGAATGTGCTCCTGGCTGGCCAGTAGCGCTAGCTTGTGACCACTGTAGGCCTCGACGATCTGCCAGTAGTAGAGTCGTCCAAGCAGGGCAAGCATGCCAACGCAGACCAGCAAGAAGATGAGCATTTGCCGGGCGCGCGCGCGGCGAACCTCCGTGCTCATTTAGCCTCCTCCCCCAGGCAGAACGCTGCTCCTCGTCTTCTTCATGCGTCGCTTCCTTCATCCATCGCGCTGACTCCCCGGCAGGCCCGTACCCTGGCCTGGACCTCCGACTCTGGCAGTCTGGTCGATTGTTCTCCAGCCAACGATCCAGACCCAGAGGTCGCTGTTGCAGGCTTCATACCCACCCAAGTCACTCGTTCACTGACTCACAGCTACAGACGGAGACGGGACACTGCATCAGGGGGCCGCTCCCGATTGTTGATTGGGAACAGACTGCAAACCGGGCACCTCCAGCACTTCAACAGCCTTTGGGTCGGCAGGAACCAGGCCCTGTGCCTGGGCATGGGCCGCGATATAGGCCGGCGACTGCTCCTGCGCCAGGGTATTGACCAGGTCCTGATTCTGCCGCTGCAGCACTGCCTGCTTTGCCTGATAATCCTGAATCTGCTGGTTCACATTGAGCGCCTGGCTCAGCTGCGACAAGTAGAGCAGGGCCATCAGGGCGATCAGCAGAACGCTGCTGATGGTCAGCGCCACCGGCCCCATCTGGAAGAAGAAGGGGTGAAGCTGACGGCGGCGCCGCGCGGCCACAATAGGCCGCGTGGGAGCCTTTTTCTGTCCACCACTGGCGTAATGCATGGCAGGACCTTCCTTCTCTTGTCTCGCTCTTGCTCTCGCTTGCTGCTAGTCCGCTGCTCGCTGCGCTGCGCGCTCTGTTGCGCTGTGCTCCTCCAGCGATTTGCCTACAAGGCTGGCCTGGAGCCAACATCATCAGCAGGAGGAGGTCGTCCGCATCAGCCTGCCGTCTCTGTGAAGAAGATGCTCAGGCAGGTGAGTCTGCCAGGCGTTCGGCGGCGCGCAGGCGGGCGCTACGCGAACGCGGGTTGGCACGCACCTCCTCAGCCGTCGGCTGTACCGGCTTGGGAGTAAGCAGGCGTAGCCGCGCACGATGGCCACAGACACAGACAGGCGTCCGTGGGGGACAAAGGCAGTCTGTCGCCTCGCGCTTCATAAAATCCTTCACAATGCGATCTTCTAGCGAATGAAAAGCAATTACGACCATCCTGCCCGCCGGGCCACGCTCGCCCGGGGTGCCGCAGCTGAGCAGACTCAGCATCTGCGGCAAGGCTCGCTCCAGATTCTCCAGCTCGCGATTGACGGCAATACGCAGAGCCATAAAGACGCGCGTCGCTGGATGGATGCCATCGCGGGGGGGTCCTTGACGCACGGCAGCGATGGCCGCTGTCACGATTTCAGCCAGCCGGCGTGTAGTGCTGATGGGCGCCTGCCCACGTTCACGCACGATGCGCCGGGCAATCTGGCGGGCATGGCGCTCTTCGCCATAGCGGTAAAAGATGTCGGCCAGTTCCTGCTCATCGGCCCGGTTCACAAGGTCGGCAGCGGAGAGCGGCTGCTCCGGATCGAGCCGCATATCCAGAGGCCCTTCCACAGTAAAAGAGAGGCCGCGCCGCGGGTTTGAAAGCTGCAGAGACGAGAACCCCAGGTCGAGGAGAATCCCCTGGACCGGCCCGAAAGCGTGTGCTGCAGCAATGCGTTCGAGGTCGGCAAAGTTGCCTTGCGCCAAAAGCAGGCGTCCACTTTTCACATACCTGGAGAGGCGCCGCGCTACACGGTCCAGCGCCTCGGGGTCGAGATCGATACCCAGAACTCTGCCATCGGGAGCCGAGCGTTCAAGAATCGCCTCTGTATGACCACCTTCACCTAATGTCCCATCAATATAATGACCGCCCGCTTGCGGTTGAAGAAACCGTACCACCTCTTCCAGCAGCACTGGCATGTGCCTTACTTCCATATTCCACTCGCTTAAACCGCTTGGTACGTGCAGCCGAGCGCTCTGCAGCAGGAAGGAAGACTCTTCCCGCGCACAACGCTGGCCGCCACCGCCACCAGCTAGCTGCCATACCTCCTGTCCACTTGCCCTCCTTGCCCCGCTTAATCCCCTCCGCCAAGACATTACACTAAAAAGGAATTTTGTCCCCTTCGGCTTCCAGCTTCTCTTGATAGGCTCGCCAGATGGCGCGATCCCAAATTTCAAAGTGATCTCGCACGCCGGCTACGGTAACTTCCGTGCCAAGCCTGGCATAGGCTCGCAGCTTGGCCGGGATCACAATCCGTCCTTGAGCATCTAGCTCAACTTCGCTGGCGCTGGGATAGATGCGACGCTCGAAGTCGCGCAGCTCATCGCTGTTCCTGCCCGCCACCAGCTCCGCCGATTTCTCTTCCCAGCGTTGCATCGGATAGACTGACAGACAGGTCCCCATCCCCTTGCTGATCACGGCTCCTCGCCCCATCTGAGCCCGAAAACGCGCCGGCACAGCCATGCGCCCTTTCGAGTCTATCGTATGTTCATATTCACCAAGAAACATGCGCACCCTCTATCGTAACAACGAGGAGCTGCCTGCCTTCCAACGGCATGGCTGGCTGCCAGCCTGGACCGCTGCGCCAGGATTCACCACTTTCCCCCACTTCTCCCCACTACATTATACAGTAATCCGGGGGATGCGAAAAGAGTGTTATCCACCAATTTGGCCCTCCTCAAGTGGATAACTTGTGGATAACTTCCGACGCGCAGTCAGCCACAATGTCACAGTGCTACTGTTACATTCACTGTGTTCTTTAGCACAAAGACAATTGTTACATAACATGTTGTATATCTCCCGGTTAGCATCCTTACACTCCCACTGGCAATCTTCCTTTCTGGCCGCCAAGGCACTTCTGGGATAACCCGCATTGCCGCCCAGGTCGGTAGTTGCGGTGGTGGTGGTGGTGGTGGCTACCCTGGCCGTCTTTGTCTCCTCTTCTCTAGAGCTGTTGGCTTGTGGAGAGCGCTCTATTGGGGCAAGACAACGAGGGCTACGCTCCCTGATGCAGGGTTTGCTCGCTGATGGTGAGTGTCTTGATGCCAGTATTTGCCGTGTCTGCCAATGGTGAGCTATGATGATACTGCTGCTGTTGCTTGGGCGCTGCTCTGTTTCTTTCGTACTGTCTTGAGGCAGGGGCAGCGGACAAGTAGACGAGCGGGAGATTCCTTTGAGAAAGGCAGGAGACAAGTGTATGCCTCTCGATCCGAGTTTGCGCGCTTATCTTGACGGGTTGGCGGCCATGAATGTGCCGCCGATCAGCGCTTTGAAGCCCCAGGTGGCGCGCGAGGCCATCGCTGCCCAGCTGGCCACAGCCCAGGTGAAGGAGCCGGTGGCCCATGTTGAGGATCGGCGTATCCCTGGTCCCGCAGGAGAGATACCTATCCGTGTCTACAGGCCCGCGGGGGCTGGTCCGTTCCCGTTGCTGGTCTTCTTCCACGGCGGCGGCTGGGTAATCTGCAATCTCGACACGCACGATGGTCTCTGTCGCAGTCTGGCCAATGGCGCGGGTTGCGTGGTGGTCTCGGTCGACTATCGGCTGGCTCCTGAGCATAAGTTTCCTGCGGCGCCCGAGGATTGCTACGCAGCAACGCGCTGGGTGGCTGAGCATGCGGCGGAGCTGAACGGAGATGCCCGGCGCCTGGCCGTCGGGGGCGATAGCGCTGGTGGCAATCTGACGGCGGTGGTGACGCACCTGGCGCGCGAGCAGGGCGGGCCTCCCCTGGTTTTTCAGCTCTTGATCTATCCGGCGACGGACTTTACAGCGGATACACCGTCGCGCCGCGAGAATGGCCAGGGCTATAATCTGACGCTCGATGATATGCTGTGGTTCGCCAATCAGTACTTGAACAGTCCCGAGGAGGTGCGCAATCCGCTGGTCTCGCCGATGCTGCGCGAAGATCTGCGTGGACTGCCCCCGGCGTTGGTGATTACCGCCGAGTATGATCCGCTGCGCGATGAGGGTGAGCGGTACGGGGAGCGCCTGCGCGAGGCCGGGGTACCGGTGACAATCCATCGCTATGAGGGGATGATCCACGGCTTTCTTACGCCGCCCATTCCTCTGAGGCAGGCCCAGGATGCGATCGCCGAATGTTGCCAGGCGCTGCGCCAAGCCTTCGGCCTGTAGGAGACCCGACAGGAGCGCGCTTTGTCCTGATGAGGGCGATTGCTCCGATCAGGCGCTGAGGTTGTTGTGACACAGAGGGACTGGACTGGCTGAGATGCCGGGGCGAGGTGCCAGACGAGCAGCCGATCGGTACTTGTCTGGCGCCTCGTTGGCTAGGGGAGAGGGGAGGCCAGCGGGAAAAGGGCGGTGAAGCGGGCGTAGGCTTCATCCCAGGCGGCCCGCCGTTCTGGGTTGGGGAGAAAGGTCTGGGTGACGGTGGAGCAGGCGGCCAGGGTGCGCACTTCTGCGAGGGTGTGGAGTTCTCCGAGGCCGACAAGCTGGAGCAGGGCGTTGCCCTGGGCGGTGGCCTCGATGGGACCAGCAATGACGGCCAGGCCGGTAGCGTCGGCCAGTCCCTGGTTGAGCCAGCGGTTCTGCGCTCCGCCGCCGACGACGTGGATGGCCTGGAGCGTGTTGCCGGTGATGCTGACGGCAAGCTCTAATACCTGACGATAGCGCAGAATGAGGCTGTCGAGGATGGCCCGCACGAGGGCGGGGATGTCGCCGGCGGCGGGAACGGGCTGGCTGTGGGCGCTGAGCTGCTGACGGATGCGGGCCGGCATGTCGCCCGGCGGGAGGAAGAGAGGATGGTCTGGGTCGAAGAGGGCGGCCCAGGCTGGTGCTCCTTCGGCCAGGGTCAGGAGCTGCTCATAGGTGAAGGCTTGCCCCTCCTCTTGCCAGCTGCGGCGGCATTCCTGCAGCAGCCAGAGGCCCATGACGTTGCGCAGAAAGCGGACGGTGCCAAAAACGCCGCCTTCG
This window of the Thermogemmatispora onikobensis genome carries:
- a CDS encoding peptidoglycan D,D-transpeptidase FtsI family protein, giving the protein MSTEVRRARARQMLIFLLVCVGMLALLGRLYYWQIVEAYSGHKLALLASQEHIHDQVLTASRGLIYDANGLVLATNVVRDDVYIEPVQFSEDHPDDLQAALSQTLTALHSVLPTLSVAETRRAFMEALTANRWSLLIARAISPQQSERLRELALPAVFLAPQTERIYPQGDLAAQVLGYVGYVSGSASLQGVYGIEAQYNSLLAGKPGSLTAERDLYGNPLVVGASSEEPPVPGANLTLTIDSTIQYFVQTQLAATVKQLGAQGGTVVVLDAQTGAVVAMAGYPGYDPNQYGRYADQTGCLHSEEVYLNPALYCAYEPGSTLKAVTMAAALDQGLITPNTAIYDRGYLTFNDGTPMVTNWQNQAWGRETMTEVLVHSANVGAAYVAHDLLGPTRYYPYLARFGFGQRTGIDSPEATGFYRRPGSPGWTPSDLARQAFGQSILATPLQVALAYQAIANDGLMMRPYLVSAIEANGHVTRTQPQVVRRVISSKAAHELTSMLEVAAIDGSAQRALVPGYTVAAKTGTATTQGISEDQTEASVAGFLPASHPRFVILVKLDRPQASIYGGTAAAPLWKTIAQELMWYYHVPPDQSQ
- the rsmH gene encoding 16S rRNA (cytosine(1402)-N(4))-methyltransferase RsmH, producing the protein MPVLLEEVVRFLQPQAGGHYIDGTLGEGGHTEAILERSAPDGRVLGIDLDPEALDRVARRLSRYVKSGRLLLAQGNFADLERIAAAHAFGPVQGILLDLGFSSLQLSNPRRGLSFTVEGPLDMRLDPEQPLSAADLVNRADEQELADIFYRYGEERHARQIARRIVRERGQAPISTTRRLAEIVTAAIAAVRQGPPRDGIHPATRVFMALRIAVNRELENLERALPQMLSLLSCGTPGERGPAGRMVVIAFHSLEDRIVKDFMKREATDCLCPPRTPVCVCGHRARLRLLTPKPVQPTAEEVRANPRSRSARLRAAERLADSPA
- the mraZ gene encoding division/cell wall cluster transcriptional repressor MraZ; protein product: MFLGEYEHTIDSKGRMAVPARFRAQMGRGAVISKGMGTCLSVYPMQRWEEKSAELVAGRNSDELRDFERRIYPSASEVELDAQGRIVIPAKLRAYARLGTEVTVAGVRDHFEIWDRAIWRAYQEKLEAEGDKIPF
- a CDS encoding alpha/beta hydrolase, with the protein product MPLDPSLRAYLDGLAAMNVPPISALKPQVAREAIAAQLATAQVKEPVAHVEDRRIPGPAGEIPIRVYRPAGAGPFPLLVFFHGGGWVICNLDTHDGLCRSLANGAGCVVVSVDYRLAPEHKFPAAPEDCYAATRWVAEHAAELNGDARRLAVGGDSAGGNLTAVVTHLAREQGGPPLVFQLLIYPATDFTADTPSRRENGQGYNLTLDDMLWFANQYLNSPEEVRNPLVSPMLREDLRGLPPALVITAEYDPLRDEGERYGERLREAGVPVTIHRYEGMIHGFLTPPIPLRQAQDAIAECCQALRQAFGL